In Gossypium arboreum isolate Shixiya-1 chromosome 5, ASM2569848v2, whole genome shotgun sequence, a single genomic region encodes these proteins:
- the LOC108452800 gene encoding CLAVATA3/ESR (CLE)-related protein 46, whose amino-acid sequence MITVNVSDKLLLHSCKSPPQQTRECSTCHHLHKMREQLLICLLLAWLLLAVSQLQGSQINVQAIESVPTVRFKFRSRSPMPRPRLPNWVEMKKIHKSPSGPNPVGNHHPPSRH is encoded by the exons ATGATTACAGTAAATGTATCAGATAAATTGCTCCTTCATAGTTGTAAGAGCCCCCCACAACAGACCAGAGAATGCAGCACATGTCACCACCTTCATAAGATGAGAGAGCAACTTCTAATCTGTCTTCTACTAGCATGGCTCCTGCTTGCTGTTTCTCAGCTCCAGGGCTCCCAAATTAATGTTCAAGCTATTGAATCAG TGCCAACAGTTCGCTTCAAGTTCAGATCTAGAAGCCCCATGCCAAGGCCACGTTTACCTAACTGG gtTGAAATGAAAAAGATTCATAAATCCCCATCTGGTCCCAACCCAGTAGGCAATCACCATCCACCATCTAGGCACTGA
- the LOC108489886 gene encoding osmotin-like protein, with the protein MASSLLVLATIFVLCSFGKATHPGLILTVVNNCPFTIYPAIQPNAGHPVLERGGFALHTLTHRSFPAPTVHWSGRIWARTGCTYSNGHFSCATGDCGHRIECNGLGGATPITIAQFSLHHGGHKDLSSYEVSLVDGFNIPMTVTPHEGKGLCPVVGCRANILATCPGKLQYRSPPHGPVVGCKSGCAAFGTDELCCRNHYNSPQTCRASSYSEFFKHACPATFTYAHDSPSLMHDCSSPRELKVIFCH; encoded by the coding sequence ATGGCTTCTTCTTTGTTAGTTTTAGCTACCATTTTTGTGTTATGCAGCTTTGGTAAAGCTACTCATCCTGGTCTCATTTTAACAGTCGTTAACAACTGCCCTTTCACCATTTATCCTGCTATCCAACCCAACGCTGGCCACCCTGTCCTCGAACGAGGCGGCTTCGCTCTTCATACCCTCACCCACCGTTCCTTCCCTGCCCCCACCGTCCACTGGTCTGGCCGTATCTGGGCTCGAACCGGCTGCACCTACTCTAACGGACATTTCTCCTGTGCCACGGGAGATTGTGGCCACCGCATTGAATGCAACGGTCTCGGTGGAGCCACTCCTATCACAATTGCTCAGTTCAGCCTCCACCACGGTGGCCATAAAGATCTCTCTTCCTACGAAGTCAGCCTTGTGGACGGTTTTAACATCCCCATGACTGTTACCCCGCACGAAGGCAAAGGCCTTTGCCCCGTCGTTGGGTGCAGGGCTAATATTCTGGCCACGTGTCCCGGCAAGTTACAGTATAGGTCACCTCCTCATGGTCCAGTTGTGGGTTGTAAGAGTGGTTGTGCTGCTTTCGGAACCGACGAGCTTTGCTGCAGGAACCATTACAATAGCCCTCAGACCTGTAGGGCTTCGAGCTATTCAGAGTTTTTCAAACATGCTTGTCCGGCCACATTTACTTACGCCCATGATAGCCCTTCGCTCATGCACGACTGTTCTTCCCCACGTGAGCTAAAAGTTATTTTCTGTCACTAG
- the LOC108451977 gene encoding ubiquitin-conjugating enzyme E2 7 isoform X2 gives MASQASLLLQKQLKDLCKNPVDGFSAGLVDDSNVFEWSVTIVGPPDTFYEGGFFNAIMSFPPDYPNSPPTMKFTTDVWHPNVYTDGTVCISILHPPGDDPNGYELASERWMPIHTKEWRENRDEFRKKVSRCVRRSQEML, from the exons atgGCATCTCAAGCCAGCCTCCTCCTTCAAAAGCAGCTCAAAG ATCTTTGTAAGAATCCGGTTGATGGGTTCTCAGCCGGATTGGTTGATGACAGCAATGTTTTCGAATGGAGTGTTACAATCGTCGGACCACCTGAtacttttta TGAAGGGGGATTTTTCAATGCCATCATGAGCTTTCCACCTGATTACCCAAACAGCCCTCCAACAATGAAATTTACAACAGACGTTTGGCATCCTAATG TTTATACTGATGGCACTGTTTGCATATCAATTCTTCATCCTCCGGGTGATGATCCAAACGGCTACGAGCTTGCAAGTGAGCGTTGGATGCCAATCCATACT AAGGAATGGAGAGAGAACAGAGATGAATTCAGGAAGAAGGTTAGCCGCTGCGTGAGACGGTCACAGGAAATGTTATGA
- the LOC108451977 gene encoding ubiquitin-conjugating enzyme E2 7 isoform X1, producing MASQASLLLQKQLKDLCKNPVDGFSAGLVDDSNVFEWSVTIVGPPDTFYEGGFFNAIMSFPPDYPNSPPTMKFTTDVWHPNVYTDGTVCISILHPPGDDPNGYELASERWMPIHTVESIVLSIISMLSSPNDESPANVEAAKEWRENRDEFRKKVSRCVRRSQEML from the exons atgGCATCTCAAGCCAGCCTCCTCCTTCAAAAGCAGCTCAAAG ATCTTTGTAAGAATCCGGTTGATGGGTTCTCAGCCGGATTGGTTGATGACAGCAATGTTTTCGAATGGAGTGTTACAATCGTCGGACCACCTGAtacttttta TGAAGGGGGATTTTTCAATGCCATCATGAGCTTTCCACCTGATTACCCAAACAGCCCTCCAACAATGAAATTTACAACAGACGTTTGGCATCCTAATG TTTATACTGATGGCACTGTTTGCATATCAATTCTTCATCCTCCGGGTGATGATCCAAACGGCTACGAGCTTGCAAGTGAGCGTTGGATGCCAATCCATACT GTTGAAAGTATTGTTTTGAGTATCATATCAATGCTTTCCAGCCCTAACGACGAATCTCCCGCGAATGTTGAAGCTGCT AAGGAATGGAGAGAGAACAGAGATGAATTCAGGAAGAAGGTTAGCCGCTGCGTGAGACGGTCACAGGAAATGTTATGA
- the LOC108453502 gene encoding uncharacterized protein LOC108453502, with amino-acid sequence MASNVKPVLGYAIFYVKDVAKSVDFYAKAFGYNVRRLDESHRWGELESGQTTIAFTPKHQHETDELTGEVQVPKSDVHRPPMELCFIYSDVDAAFTRAMENGAMAVSEPEDKKDWGQRVGYVRDIDGMLVRMGSYVKSPKED; translated from the exons ATGGCGTCTAATGTTAAGCCAGTGTTGGGTTACGCCATATTTTACGTTAAGGACGTAGCGAAATCCGTTGACTTCTATGCAAAAGCCTTTGGTTATAATGTTCGTCGCTTGGACGAGTCTCACAG ATGGGGAGAGCTGGAGAGTGGGCAGACCACCATTGCCTTTACCCCAAAGCACCAACACGAGACCGATGAACTAACCGGTGAAGTCCAGGTTCCAAAATCTGATGTCCACCGACCCCCAATGGAACTCTGCTTTATTTACTCCGACGTTGACGCTGCATTCACG CGGGCAATGGAGAACGGGGCGATGGCGGTGAGCGAGCCAGAGGACAAGAAGGATTGGGGACAGAGGGTAGGATATGTGCGCGACATCGATGGCATGCTTGTCAGGATGGGAAGCTATGTTAAGTCACCAAAGGAAGATTGA
- the LOC108453501 gene encoding UDP-glucuronic acid decarboxylase 6: MATDSSNGEQKTTSKPPPLPSPLRFSKFYQSNMRILVTGGAGFIGSHLVDKLMENEKNEVIVADNYFTGSKDNLRKWIGHPRFELIRHDVTQPLLVEVDQIYHLACPASPIFYKYNPVKTIKTNVIGTLNMLGLAKRVGARILLTSTSEVYGDPLIHPQPETYWGNVNPIGVRSCYDEGKRVAETLMFDYHRQHGIEIRIARIFNTYGPRMNIDDGRVVSNFIAQALRGEPLTVQKPGTQTRSFCYVSDMVDGLIRLMEGEHTGPINIGNPGEFTMVELAETVKELIKPDVEINMVENTPDDPRQRKPDITKAKELLGWEPKVKLRDGLPLMEEDFRLRLGISKE, from the exons ATGGCGACAGATTCATCAAATGGGGAACAAAAGACAACCTCAAAGCCACCACCTTTGCCATCTCCATTGCGCTTTTCTAAGTTTTATCAG TCCAACATGAGGATCCTGGTTACTGGAGGAGCTGGTTTTATTGGTTCTCACTTAGTTGACAAATTGAtggaaaatgagaaaaatgaG GTGATTGTTGCCGATAATTACTTCACCGGATCCAAGGACAATCTTAGAAAGTGGATTGGCCATCCTAGATTTGAGCTTATTCGTCATG ATGTTACTCAGCCGTTGTTGGTTGAGGTTGATCAGATTTACCACCTTGCGTGTCCAGCTTCTCCAATTTTCTACAAATACAATCCTGTGAAG ACAATAAAGACGAATGTCATTGGCACACTAAACATGCTGGGACTTGCCAAGCGAGTCGGAGCAAG GATCTTGCTCACGTCAACTTCTGAAGTATACGGAGATCCCCTTATCCATCCACAACCCGAGACATACTGGGGTAATGTTAATCCAATCG GGGTTCGGAGCTGCTATGATGAAGGAAAGCGTGTGGCTGAGACACTAATGTTTGATTATCACAGACAGCATGGAATAG AGATACGGATTGCTAGAATCTTCAATACGTACGGCCCACGCATGAACATCGATGATGGACGTGTTGTCAGCAATTTCATAGCTCAAGCACTtcg CGGTGAACCACTAACGGTTCAAAAACCTGGAACACAAACTCGCAGTTTCTGTTATGTCTCCGACATG GTTGATGGTCTTATTCGTCTCATGGAGGGTGAGCACACTGGTCCAATCAATATTGGAAATCCAGGTGAATTTACCATGGTCGAGCTTGCTGAGACTGTTAAGGAG CTTATTAAACCCGATGTGGAGATAAACATGGTGGAGAACACTCCGGATGATCCACGGCAGAGAAAACCCGACATCACAAAGGCCAAAGAATTGCTAGGTTGGGAGCCGAAAGTCAAGTTGCGGGATGGTCTTCCGCTCATGGAGGAAGATTTCCGATTGAGGCTTGGAATCTCTAAAGAGTGA
- the LOC108453503 gene encoding ATP synthase small subunit 6, mitochondrial-like, which produces MKRWFDPWPVFFKREFNRTWPFLVGFAVTGTIITKFSLGLTEEDAKNSPFAQKHKR; this is translated from the exons ATGAAGAGGTGGTTTGATCCATGGCCGGTTTTCTTCAAGAGAGAGTTCAACCGGACCTGGCCCTTCCTTGTTGGTTTCGCTGTAACTGGAACCATCATCACCAAGTTCTCCCTGGGTCTCACTG AGGAAGATGCCAAGAACTCGCCTTTCGCTCAGAAGCACAAGAGGTAA